Within the Miscanthus floridulus cultivar M001 chromosome 2, ASM1932011v1, whole genome shotgun sequence genome, the region TCCGGAGCATCTGGCGCATGCCGTCGGCCACGCGGACGGCGGGGTTCGACTTGAACATCTTGCAGAACGCCATGTGAGCCCTCACAGCCTCCTCTACTCCTGGGTGAGCCTTCTTCCTGCATGCCTCGTCTCTGACGGCCTCACAGCACAGCCCACACAGCCATTGGCCATTGAAGCCTGCTCTCACGCTGGCAATGTAGTCCGGGGTGCAGTCCTCCCTCAGGCCACAGCACTCACACTTGACCGACTCTATCTCCATTGcttgcttgctgctgctgctttgtGTGTCTTGATTCCTTGGACTGGAGGCTATTTGTAGGGAGGTTATTATGGTTGTTAGGGGCAGTGGTGGGGAGGGGTGGAGGAGGGTATTTATTGATGGTGAGGTATTGGTGCATGTTCTGAGGTCAGAGATTTGAGAcagagttagggggtgtttggatccggtgactaaaatttaggaggtgtcacatgAGGGTGTCGTATgaggtgttcagatactaataaaaaaacaaattacagaatccgtaagTACTcaatgagacgaatttattaagcctaattaatccgtcattagcacatgttactgtagcactacgttgtcaaatcatggactaattaggcttaaaagattcggctcgcaaattagtcgcaagctgtgcaattagtttcgtaattagtctatatttaatactccatgcatgtctctaaacatccgatgggacagcgactagtTTAGGAG harbors:
- the LOC136538488 gene encoding uncharacterized protein, producing the protein MEIESVKCECCGLREDCTPDYIASVRAGFNGQWLCGLCCEAVRDEACRKKAHPGVEEAVRAHMAFCKMFKSNPAVRVADGMRQMLRRRSGDMSKPESTKKYSTSQVGDESSVTLY